In the genome of Eggerthella sp. YY7918, one region contains:
- the glf gene encoding UDP-galactopyranose mutase yields MGVRYCDFKDLQRTDFDAVVVGSGFAGAVVARELAERGNKRVLIVEKRAHIGGNMYDEADEAGILVHRYGPHIFHTNDKRAFDYVRRFTEWRDYQHEVLADWYGTYIPVPFNKNSMEVVFGEEKAAHLTQKLIDTFGDERKVTITELREQDDPELAEIADFVYKNVFLYYTQKQWGLTPEEVDPSVTARVPVFISRDNRYFQDAYQGMPLEGYTPLFERMLDHENISVCLNTEAESVFDLEFESDEENAPLSAINIKDEPFEGPIIYTGPLDELFLSRFGRLPYRSLDFVYETHDAEHVLPCGTVNFTVTEDYTRITEFKYLTGQTSDKTTIMKEYSHAYEDPKQQTPYYAILSDENTAHYNRYLALTSTLPNFHPLGRLAEYRYYNMDVIIGRALALADELVG; encoded by the coding sequence ATGGGTGTGCGATACTGCGACTTCAAAGATTTACAGAGGACGGATTTCGATGCGGTTGTCGTTGGAAGCGGGTTCGCTGGGGCTGTTGTCGCGCGCGAACTGGCAGAACGCGGGAACAAGCGTGTGCTTATCGTAGAGAAGCGCGCACACATTGGTGGCAATATGTATGACGAGGCCGACGAGGCGGGCATCTTGGTGCACCGTTATGGTCCGCACATCTTCCATACCAACGACAAGCGCGCCTTCGATTATGTGCGTCGTTTTACCGAGTGGCGCGATTACCAGCACGAAGTGCTCGCCGACTGGTATGGCACCTATATTCCCGTGCCGTTCAACAAAAACTCGATGGAAGTGGTTTTCGGCGAGGAGAAGGCGGCGCATCTTACGCAAAAGCTCATCGATACCTTCGGCGACGAACGCAAGGTGACCATCACCGAGCTGCGCGAGCAGGATGATCCGGAGCTGGCTGAGATCGCCGACTTCGTGTACAAGAACGTATTTTTGTATTACACGCAGAAGCAGTGGGGACTGACGCCGGAAGAGGTCGATCCTTCTGTTACGGCGCGCGTTCCGGTGTTTATCTCGCGCGACAACCGTTACTTCCAAGATGCGTACCAGGGTATGCCGCTTGAGGGGTACACGCCGCTTTTTGAGCGCATGCTCGATCATGAAAACATCAGCGTATGTTTGAACACCGAGGCCGAAAGCGTCTTCGATCTTGAGTTTGAAAGCGACGAAGAAAACGCGCCGCTGTCGGCCATCAATATCAAAGACGAACCGTTTGAAGGTCCTATCATTTACACGGGCCCGCTTGACGAGCTGTTCCTTTCTCGCTTCGGCCGTCTACCGTATCGTTCGCTCGATTTTGTGTACGAGACGCATGATGCCGAGCATGTGCTGCCCTGCGGTACGGTGAACTTCACGGTAACCGAGGACTACACGCGCATTACGGAGTTCAAATATCTTACGGGTCAGACAAGCGACAAGACCACCATCATGAAGGAATACAGCCACGCGTATGAGGACCCCAAGCAGCAGACGCCTTACTACGCCATTCTCTCCGACGAGAACACGGCTCACTACAATCGCTATCTGGCGTTGACCTCCACGTTGCCGAACTTCCATCCGCTCGGCCGTTTGGCGGAGTATCGCTACTACAACATGGATGTCATTATCGGTCGCGCGCTTGCGCTGGCCGATGAGCTGGTGGGATAA
- a CDS encoding OPT/YSL family transporter produces MDSVKGQLTLRGILIGCVGCIIITAASVYTALKMGALPWPIVFAAIISLFFLKALGRGRASLNEANVTHTVMSAGAMVAGGLAFTIPGIWMLGFADEVGIYEMLLVALSGVVLGLVCTVLLRRHFIEDAELEYPIGEAAAQTLIAGDAGGKTGWKLFGSMGFAGIFTALRDWMGVIPAMLFSNVAIPGVSFGLYLSPMLLAVGFLVGTAAVVVWFAGAVFANFGIIVGGSAAGLWDVASAQGIVSSLGMGVMMGAGVGVICKNILPKAVRMLKDTRGSVVVGAAPVPASNAQGSKRRMRISAGLAACAVAAVALVICFGLQLGPVPAIIVVALAWVATAMSAQSVGQTGIDPMEIFGLIVLLAVAAVSAVPQVQLFFVAGIVAVACGLAGDVMNDFHAGHVLGTSPKAQWIGQAIGAVIGAVVAVAVMAVLVSAYGPESFGPTASFVSAQASVVATMVAGIPSVPAFAIGLAAGFALYFVGFPAMMLGLGIYLPFYMSLTAFLGAMAKVFYDVVCKLRRKNLTADAAVAREKAQAETGLVVSSGLLGGESIVGVLVALAAVATGLGV; encoded by the coding sequence ATGGACTCTGTCAAGGGGCAGCTGACGCTGCGCGGCATCCTTATAGGCTGCGTTGGCTGTATCATCATCACCGCCGCATCGGTTTACACGGCCCTCAAAATGGGGGCGCTTCCCTGGCCCATCGTATTTGCGGCCATCATCTCGCTCTTCTTTCTCAAGGCGCTCGGGCGCGGACGGGCAAGCCTCAACGAGGCGAATGTTACACATACCGTTATGAGCGCAGGTGCGATGGTAGCAGGCGGACTCGCGTTCACCATCCCCGGCATCTGGATGCTGGGATTTGCCGATGAGGTGGGCATCTACGAGATGCTGCTCGTGGCGCTGTCGGGCGTGGTTTTGGGATTGGTCTGCACCGTGCTTCTGCGTCGCCACTTCATCGAAGATGCCGAGTTAGAATATCCCATCGGCGAAGCTGCCGCGCAAACGCTCATCGCGGGTGATGCCGGCGGCAAGACCGGTTGGAAGTTGTTTGGCTCAATGGGATTTGCAGGCATTTTCACAGCGCTGCGCGATTGGATGGGCGTTATCCCTGCCATGCTGTTCAGCAACGTGGCCATTCCCGGTGTGTCCTTCGGACTCTACCTCTCGCCTATGCTGTTGGCCGTCGGATTTCTGGTGGGCACCGCCGCCGTTGTCGTGTGGTTTGCAGGAGCGGTGTTTGCGAACTTCGGCATTATCGTGGGCGGATCGGCTGCAGGACTTTGGGATGTCGCAAGCGCACAGGGCATTGTGTCGAGCTTGGGTATGGGCGTCATGATGGGTGCCGGCGTTGGTGTGATCTGCAAGAACATCCTGCCGAAAGCGGTACGCATGCTGAAGGACACCCGCGGTTCTGTTGTGGTAGGAGCCGCCCCTGTTCCCGCTTCGAACGCTCAGGGATCGAAGCGCCGGATGCGCATATCGGCCGGGCTCGCCGCCTGTGCGGTGGCAGCCGTCGCGCTTGTCATTTGTTTCGGACTTCAACTGGGTCCCGTGCCGGCCATCATCGTGGTTGCGCTCGCCTGGGTGGCCACCGCGATGAGCGCACAGAGCGTGGGGCAAACCGGCATCGACCCCATGGAAATATTCGGACTTATCGTGCTTCTGGCAGTAGCTGCCGTATCCGCCGTGCCGCAAGTGCAGCTGTTCTTTGTAGCCGGCATCGTTGCCGTCGCATGCGGTTTGGCGGGCGACGTGATGAACGACTTCCATGCCGGCCACGTACTGGGCACCAGCCCCAAAGCTCAGTGGATCGGACAGGCCATCGGCGCTGTCATCGGCGCTGTCGTTGCGGTAGCTGTCATGGCCGTGCTCGTAAGTGCCTATGGTCCTGAATCGTTCGGTCCCACCGCTTCGTTTGTGTCGGCGCAGGCCTCCGTTGTAGCCACTATGGTTGCAGGCATTCCCAGCGTACCGGCATTTGCCATCGGACTAGCGGCCGGATTCGCACTCTACTTTGTTGGATTCCCCGCTATGATGCTGGGTCTTGGCATCTATCTGCCCTTCTATATGTCGCTTACCGCATTCCTCGGCGCTATGGCGAAGGTGTTTTATGACGTGGTTTGCAAGCTGCGCCGCAAGAATCTGACCGCCGACGCAGCCGTTGCGCGCGAGAAAGCACAAGCCGAAACCGGCCTCGTTGTCTCAAGCGGCCTTCTCGGCGGTGAATCCATCGTAGGCGTCCTTGTAGCCCTCGCCGCCGTGGCAACGGGACTGGGAGTGTAG
- the pta gene encoding phosphate acetyltransferase — protein MSSFLDSMLARAKADKQTIVLPEGDDERMLAAAERILADDVANLIILGDAAAINASAYKLEGAQIIDPRTSDLRSEFVDQFYELRKAKGMTPEKADETMNDVLYFGVMMVKRGLADGMVAGACHATGDVLRPSLQILRTAPGVKLVSSFFIMVVPNCDMGQQGTFLFSDCGLEVQPDAEKLAHIAVNSAKSWKTLIGTEPAVAMLSHSSHGSAKNDDASKVVEATAIARELAPDLALDGELQLDAAIVPSVGASKAPTSPVAGRANVLIFPDLDAGNIGYKLVQRLARAEAYGPVTQGIAAPVNDLSRGCTADDIVGVIAITCVQCQAKKAE, from the coding sequence ATGAGCTCATTTCTCGATTCTATGCTCGCCCGAGCAAAGGCGGATAAACAGACCATCGTGCTTCCCGAAGGCGACGACGAGCGAATGCTGGCTGCCGCCGAGCGCATCCTTGCCGACGATGTGGCGAATCTGATCATCTTGGGAGATGCCGCCGCCATCAACGCAAGCGCCTATAAGCTTGAGGGTGCGCAGATTATCGACCCACGCACTTCGGATTTACGAAGCGAGTTTGTTGATCAGTTCTACGAGCTGCGCAAAGCAAAGGGCATGACGCCCGAAAAAGCCGACGAGACCATGAACGACGTACTGTACTTTGGCGTCATGATGGTGAAGCGCGGCTTGGCTGACGGCATGGTGGCGGGCGCCTGCCATGCAACCGGCGACGTGCTACGCCCCAGCCTGCAGATCCTTCGTACGGCTCCCGGCGTGAAGCTGGTAAGTTCGTTCTTTATCATGGTTGTTCCCAATTGCGATATGGGACAGCAGGGAACCTTCCTGTTCAGCGACTGCGGCCTGGAAGTTCAGCCCGATGCCGAAAAGCTTGCACACATCGCCGTCAATTCCGCGAAGTCCTGGAAGACCCTCATCGGTACCGAACCTGCGGTTGCAATGCTTTCACACTCAAGCCACGGGTCTGCGAAAAACGACGATGCGTCCAAGGTTGTTGAGGCAACCGCCATCGCCCGCGAACTCGCGCCCGACCTTGCCTTGGACGGCGAATTGCAGCTTGACGCTGCTATCGTGCCTTCCGTAGGCGCGTCGAAAGCGCCGACCTCCCCCGTAGCCGGCCGTGCGAATGTGCTGATATTCCCCGATCTCGACGCGGGCAACATTGGCTACAAGCTGGTACAGCGCCTCGCCCGCGCCGAAGCATACGGTCCGGTAACGCAAGGCATTGCCGCCCCGGTTAACGACCTCTCCCGCGGCTGCACCGCCGATGACATCGTTGGCGTTATCGCTATCACCTGCGTACAGTGCCAAGCAAAGAAGGCGGAATAG
- the dnaG gene encoding DNA primase, which yields MAGISDEDIQRVREANDLVAVIGERTPVKQRGRDFWCCCPFHNEKTPSCKIDPSMQLWHCFGCGEGGDVFGFIMKIEDLSFPEAVRRLAERAHIEITETGRGPSIGSGQKARLKAVCAETAAFYHRQLMRNPDAEAGAARSYLAGRGLGGEVPKTWNLGFAPGRGQLVRHLAAKGFKPNEMIEANVALKGDGGKLRDRFFNRIMFPINDPQGECIAFGGRVVGKGEPKYLNSQETPLFHKSQVLYGLDKAKASMAASGVAVVVEGYTDVITLSEAGVKNVVATLGTALTMRHIRLLSRHAQHRIVYLFDGDEAGQRAADRALAFIDESMTPEAGRTKIELAAVTLPDNLDPADFVVQRGAEALQALIASAQPLIKYGIERRLARHDLTRAEGRAAALTDALSVLAPIKDSLLARDYAVQMIASSVRAREQDVLDQLEQLTPPRASQTDDGSDVKTASATSSNVAPSAAVTLPQAELNRRRFERELLSLAARRPDLALRHADALASTQWHEQAHDTIAQSLLETLANDPAATPARIVTDASLVYPAAAGILTSGAMTDSIAPEPLAAFLVEELAIGDAEDAIAALKARLKDPSRMPADEYEFLFEAVAAMQKDLLNRRKSHKPLALS from the coding sequence ATGGCCGGCATCAGCGATGAAGACATTCAACGAGTACGCGAAGCGAACGACCTGGTAGCCGTCATCGGCGAACGTACGCCCGTAAAACAACGCGGGCGTGATTTTTGGTGCTGCTGTCCTTTCCATAACGAGAAAACCCCTTCGTGCAAGATCGATCCCTCCATGCAGCTGTGGCATTGTTTTGGTTGCGGCGAGGGCGGTGATGTGTTCGGGTTCATCATGAAGATCGAGGACCTGTCGTTTCCTGAGGCGGTGCGCAGGCTTGCCGAGCGCGCTCACATCGAAATTACCGAGACCGGCAGAGGTCCGAGTATCGGAAGCGGGCAGAAAGCTCGCCTCAAGGCGGTGTGTGCGGAAACCGCGGCATTTTATCACCGTCAGCTCATGCGCAATCCCGATGCGGAAGCGGGTGCGGCGCGCAGCTATCTTGCGGGACGGGGACTGGGCGGCGAGGTGCCAAAAACCTGGAACTTGGGATTTGCTCCTGGGCGCGGACAGCTTGTGCGGCACCTTGCTGCGAAGGGATTTAAGCCCAATGAGATGATAGAGGCCAACGTTGCGCTCAAGGGCGACGGCGGAAAATTGCGCGACCGCTTCTTTAATCGCATCATGTTTCCCATCAACGATCCGCAGGGGGAATGCATTGCCTTTGGCGGTCGTGTGGTGGGCAAGGGCGAGCCGAAATACTTGAACTCCCAAGAGACTCCGTTGTTTCATAAATCGCAGGTGCTCTACGGCCTCGACAAGGCGAAGGCGTCGATGGCAGCATCCGGCGTGGCGGTGGTGGTGGAAGGCTACACCGACGTTATTACGCTTTCCGAAGCGGGTGTGAAAAATGTGGTGGCCACCCTGGGTACGGCGTTGACCATGCGCCATATTCGCTTGCTCTCGCGCCACGCGCAGCATCGCATCGTGTATCTGTTTGACGGCGACGAGGCCGGTCAGCGTGCTGCCGATCGCGCCTTGGCTTTTATCGACGAATCCATGACGCCCGAAGCGGGGCGCACCAAAATAGAACTTGCGGCGGTCACGTTGCCCGACAATCTGGACCCGGCCGATTTTGTGGTGCAGCGCGGCGCAGAGGCGCTGCAGGCGCTCATTGCTTCTGCGCAACCTCTCATCAAATATGGCATTGAGCGTCGGCTGGCACGTCATGATCTCACTCGGGCCGAAGGACGCGCGGCGGCGCTGACTGACGCGCTGTCGGTATTGGCGCCCATCAAGGATTCGCTTTTGGCAAGGGATTATGCGGTGCAGATGATTGCGTCAAGTGTGCGTGCGCGCGAGCAAGATGTACTCGACCAGCTTGAACAACTGACGCCGCCGCGTGCGTCGCAAACAGACGATGGTTCTGACGTGAAAACAGCTTCGGCGACATCTTCCAACGTCGCGCCCTCTGCCGCAGTTACGCTTCCTCAGGCCGAACTTAATCGAAGGCGATTCGAGCGCGAGCTTCTTAGTCTTGCGGCGCGTCGTCCCGATTTGGCCCTGCGTCATGCCGATGCTCTCGCCAGTACTCAGTGGCATGAACAGGCCCATGACACCATCGCGCAAAGCCTCTTGGAAACGCTCGCCAACGATCCCGCGGCGACTCCTGCACGTATCGTGACCGACGCGTCGCTGGTGTATCCCGCGGCGGCAGGAATTTTAACCTCGGGTGCCATGACCGATTCAATCGCCCCCGAACCGCTTGCAGCCTTTTTGGTGGAGGAGTTGGCCATCGGAGATGCCGAAGACGCCATTGCGGCCCTGAAAGCGCGGCTCAAAGATCCCTCGCGCATGCCTGCTGACGAGTATGAATTCCTTTTTGAAGCCGTAGCAGCCATGCAGAAGGACCTTCTGAATAGAAGGAAGTCTCACAAGCCCCTCGCTCTTTCGTAG
- a CDS encoding LysR family transcriptional regulator, translating to MVVRIESLALFLSVVAEGSITRAARSSYISQQGASAIIKSLEHEFGVTLFERRGASLQLTEAGARIAAEAESVVSAYRKLQTVAALSEGSRPDDGGPARIVTTPHALNVLSPIFDAYREVQGEKDPFILVEESIFDIVGAFPDLDPNALYVVNVPTFMETIIERLGSSFEPLVVCELMLYCRSDSPFADRGMISRDELSEMNIACYNEALLIRLVQHLLKGVEGADIAMRTSNLSLLNRMISEPRTVTFIDSLSLFLNGVPDGDSCIPIENPVSFATGFLGPVRGPAAERFAAFFRRYLETVCSDYQKRFVLTWPPPRTQESAS from the coding sequence GTGGTTGTGCGAATTGAATCGCTCGCATTGTTTCTTTCTGTGGTGGCGGAAGGCTCCATTACGCGCGCAGCGCGATCGTCCTACATCTCCCAGCAAGGTGCGAGCGCTATCATCAAAAGCCTTGAGCACGAATTCGGCGTTACGCTGTTCGAACGCAGGGGTGCAAGCCTTCAGTTGACCGAAGCAGGCGCACGCATCGCGGCTGAGGCGGAGTCCGTGGTGTCCGCCTATCGAAAGCTTCAGACGGTGGCAGCGCTCAGTGAAGGAAGTCGACCGGACGACGGAGGTCCTGCGAGAATTGTGACAACGCCGCATGCGCTCAATGTCCTTTCTCCCATATTCGATGCCTATCGTGAAGTGCAGGGAGAAAAAGACCCGTTTATACTTGTGGAAGAGAGCATCTTCGACATCGTTGGTGCGTTTCCCGATCTTGATCCCAACGCGCTGTACGTTGTCAATGTTCCCACGTTCATGGAAACGATTATTGAGCGTCTCGGTTCGTCGTTTGAGCCGCTTGTGGTTTGCGAACTCATGCTCTATTGCCGATCGGATTCTCCCTTTGCAGATAGAGGGATGATTTCGCGTGACGAGTTGTCGGAGATGAATATTGCCTGCTATAACGAGGCGTTACTGATTCGGCTGGTTCAACATCTTCTCAAAGGCGTTGAAGGGGCCGATATTGCCATGCGTACTTCGAATTTGAGCTTGCTGAATCGTATGATATCCGAACCGCGTACGGTCACCTTCATCGACTCGCTGTCGTTGTTCTTAAACGGTGTGCCTGATGGCGATTCCTGCATTCCCATTGAAAACCCGGTTTCTTTTGCCACGGGGTTTTTGGGACCGGTGCGCGGACCTGCGGCCGAGCGCTTCGCCGCTTTTTTCCGTCGCTATCTTGAAACGGTATGCTCGGATTATCAAAAGCGTTTCGTTTTGACATGGCCTCCGCCGCGAACACAGGAGTCGGCGTCATGA
- a CDS encoding type III pantothenate kinase, whose translation MGNAQAEKRVPVPATDESTRGGSSSVLAVDVGNSVTNLGLFVSDSLVATWTITTPERLTPDEARMATMAFLDSLVRDGGATSPSDSIIASVVPDLTDVWVEALRCITARRPLVVGPGLKTGVKMRYNDPGELGADRMADLVAAKELFEPPFVVVDLGTTTNFEVVDEDGLFIGGVIAPGLKLSARAVSEGAARLAMIELKAPSSIIGKNTREAMQAGIVMGEVARIDGIIDMIRSELGYTPDVVVTGSEAGVMAALSQRINRAEEHLTLQGLHILHAMNRR comes from the coding sequence ATGGGAAACGCACAGGCGGAAAAACGCGTACCGGTGCCGGCGACCGACGAGTCGACGCGCGGGGGCAGCTCGTCGGTGTTGGCGGTTGACGTGGGCAATTCGGTTACAAATCTCGGGTTGTTTGTGAGCGATTCGCTTGTGGCCACCTGGACAATCACCACGCCGGAGCGCTTGACCCCCGATGAGGCGCGTATGGCGACCATGGCGTTTTTGGATTCGCTTGTGCGCGACGGGGGAGCAACTTCGCCATCGGACAGCATCATCGCCTCGGTCGTACCTGACCTGACTGACGTATGGGTGGAAGCGCTCCGCTGTATAACGGCGCGTCGGCCCCTCGTGGTGGGTCCGGGCCTCAAAACTGGCGTCAAGATGCGCTACAACGATCCGGGAGAGCTGGGCGCCGATCGCATGGCCGATCTTGTGGCTGCGAAGGAACTCTTCGAGCCGCCCTTTGTCGTTGTGGATTTGGGAACCACCACCAATTTTGAGGTAGTGGATGAGGATGGTCTGTTTATTGGAGGCGTCATCGCCCCTGGTCTTAAGCTGTCGGCGCGTGCGGTGTCCGAAGGGGCGGCGCGCCTCGCCATGATCGAGCTTAAAGCCCCGTCGTCCATTATCGGAAAAAATACGAGGGAAGCCATGCAGGCGGGCATTGTTATGGGCGAGGTCGCGCGCATCGACGGTATCATCGATATGATACGTAGCGAGCTTGGTTATACCCCCGATGTCGTTGTCACCGGTTCGGAAGCGGGTGTTATGGCTGCGCTGTCACAGCGCATCAACCGCGCCGAAGAGCACCTTACCCTGCAAGGCTTACACATCCTGCACGCTATGAACCGGCGCTAA
- a CDS encoding deoxyguanosinetriphosphate triphosphohydrolase family protein has protein sequence MSAQIPYLTLDPQVEAAIRADRAAGRTHPWRFDDNKVVRREQKAHDQATLTRPAFARDIEKIINVPAYNRYAGKTQVFSFVENDDISRRGLHVQLVSRVARGIGSLLGLNCELIEAIALGHDVGHTPFGHAGEHFLSKCYHERTGRSFNHNVHSVRVLDQLYRRNISLQTLDGVLCHNGEFAQQVLRVGSMPDFATLDARVEACTVDERFIKTLCPSTLEGCVVRVSDMIAYIGKDRQDAVDMGVLPSLSLFDSTVMGKGNAQIIHNLTVDIVNASYGRDCIALSEEMFADLKLAKAQNYELIYNQEGMAGDTSNVVEDMFEEMYEKLLSDLRAGDESSPIISHHVNYLAAKSSSIKRDDYLQTEPNQIVVDYMASMTDSYFMALYKHLFPTSDRHIITRSYCADLD, from the coding sequence ATGAGCGCACAGATTCCCTATCTTACCCTTGATCCCCAGGTGGAAGCCGCCATTCGTGCCGATCGTGCGGCCGGTCGCACGCATCCTTGGCGATTTGACGACAACAAGGTCGTGCGACGCGAGCAGAAGGCTCACGATCAGGCTACGCTCACACGTCCAGCGTTTGCGCGCGACATCGAAAAGATTATCAACGTGCCCGCCTACAATCGCTATGCAGGAAAGACCCAGGTGTTTTCGTTCGTGGAGAACGACGACATCAGCCGACGCGGTCTTCATGTGCAGCTTGTAAGCCGGGTGGCGCGCGGCATCGGTTCTCTTTTAGGGTTGAACTGCGAACTCATCGAGGCCATTGCGCTCGGCCACGATGTGGGCCATACGCCCTTTGGCCATGCGGGCGAGCACTTTCTGAGCAAGTGCTATCACGAACGCACCGGTCGCTCCTTCAATCACAACGTCCATTCCGTACGCGTGCTCGACCAGCTCTATCGTCGCAATATCAGCCTACAAACCCTCGATGGCGTGCTGTGCCACAATGGCGAGTTTGCCCAACAGGTGTTGCGCGTGGGTTCTATGCCTGACTTCGCAACGCTTGATGCGCGTGTGGAGGCTTGCACTGTCGACGAGCGCTTCATCAAGACGCTCTGCCCCTCCACCTTGGAAGGCTGCGTGGTACGGGTGAGCGACATGATTGCCTACATAGGAAAAGATCGGCAGGATGCCGTCGACATGGGCGTGCTCCCTTCGCTTTCCCTCTTCGACAGCACGGTCATGGGAAAAGGTAACGCGCAGATCATCCACAACCTCACAGTCGACATCGTCAATGCAAGCTATGGACGCGACTGTATTGCGCTCAGCGAAGAGATGTTTGCCGACCTGAAACTGGCAAAAGCGCAGAACTACGAGCTCATCTACAACCAAGAGGGCATGGCAGGAGACACCAGCAACGTCGTGGAAGACATGTTCGAGGAAATGTACGAGAAGCTGCTGTCTGACCTGCGTGCGGGAGACGAATCTTCGCCCATTATTAGCCACCACGTGAACTACCTTGCCGCAAAGTCGAGTTCCATCAAACGCGACGACTATCTGCAAACCGAACCGAATCAGATTGTGGTGGATTACATGGCTTCGATGACCGACAGCTATTTTATGGCGCTCTACAAGCACCTCTTCCCCACTAGCGACCGCCACATCATCACGCGCAGTTACTGCGCCGATTTGGACTAA
- a CDS encoding glycosyltransferase family A protein — translation MKTVSFAVPCYNSADYMDKCIESLIACGDDVEVIIVDDGSTKDDTPAKADAWAAKYPDIVRAVHQENGGHGQAVNTGLAHATGRYFKVVDSDDWLDELAMREIMAYLRFQCEQEEATDLIIGNYVYEKVSEGTRTVMHYRNVFPEGRVFSWDEVGHFGQSQYLLMHSVIYRTELLREIGLELPKHTFYVDNLFVYVPLPHVKTIYYRDVDMYRYFIGREDQSVNESVMIGRIDQQLRVTRLMIDAVQLPDAVPEKRLERYMENYLSMMMCICSIFLRMIDTDEAEDKREAIWDYLKAQNPDVYRRIRRSALNMGTNLPTELGRKIGITGYRMAQKIFKFN, via the coding sequence TTGAAGACTGTTTCATTTGCCGTGCCGTGCTATAACTCGGCCGACTACATGGACAAATGCATCGAGTCGCTCATCGCATGCGGCGACGATGTGGAAGTTATCATTGTGGACGACGGTTCCACGAAAGATGACACACCGGCAAAGGCTGATGCCTGGGCGGCAAAATACCCCGACATCGTGCGCGCCGTGCACCAGGAAAATGGCGGCCACGGTCAGGCGGTCAACACGGGGCTTGCCCATGCGACAGGTCGTTATTTTAAGGTAGTCGATTCTGATGACTGGCTTGATGAGCTGGCCATGCGCGAGATCATGGCGTATCTGCGCTTCCAGTGCGAACAGGAAGAAGCGACCGACCTTATTATTGGCAATTACGTGTATGAAAAGGTTTCCGAAGGTACCCGCACGGTGATGCATTATCGCAACGTGTTTCCCGAGGGTCGCGTATTTAGCTGGGACGAAGTGGGTCATTTCGGTCAAAGCCAATATCTGCTTATGCATTCGGTCATTTACCGTACCGAGCTTCTGCGAGAGATCGGACTTGAGCTGCCCAAGCACACGTTTTACGTGGATAACCTTTTTGTCTATGTGCCCCTGCCTCACGTGAAGACGATCTACTATCGCGATGTCGATATGTATCGCTATTTCATCGGCCGCGAGGATCAGTCCGTGAACGAGAGCGTCATGATCGGTCGCATTGACCAGCAGTTGCGCGTGACGCGCCTTATGATCGATGCGGTTCAGCTGCCCGATGCGGTGCCCGAGAAACGCCTTGAGCGCTACATGGAGAATTACCTGTCTATGATGATGTGCATTTGCTCCATTTTCCTGCGCATGATCGATACCGACGAGGCCGAGGATAAACGTGAAGCCATCTGGGATTACCTCAAGGCGCAAAACCCGGACGTGTATCGTCGCATTCGTCGCAGCGCCCTTAATATGGGGACGAACCTACCCACCGAACTGGGCCGCAAAATAGGCATTACCGGCTATCGTATGGCTCAGAAAATCTTCAAGTTCAACTAA
- a CDS encoding 4Fe-4S binding protein produces MKFYRFVIDQRICRQCGSCARACPQAAVKETSDKRFVIDQDHCDGCGACRDACKLRAIVKRKGLFL; encoded by the coding sequence ATGAAGTTTTACCGTTTCGTTATTGATCAACGCATATGTCGCCAGTGCGGTTCGTGTGCTCGCGCATGCCCCCAGGCTGCGGTAAAAGAGACGTCTGACAAGCGCTTTGTGATTGACCAAGACCACTGCGATGGTTGCGGTGCTTGTCGTGATGCCTGCAAATTGCGCGCCATTGTTAAACGCAAAGGATTGTTCCTGTAA